A genomic segment from Orrella daihaiensis encodes:
- the dctP gene encoding TRAP transporter substrate-binding protein DctP produces the protein MTLNKKLLASALAMTFTAVGFSASAANVDGPEVEWRYSMWGNPRAFTAGIEHLAKRVSEETGGKFTITIGYGEQFSKARENLDAIKLGAVDGASFCNFYHPGKNPAFMVFSLPFLPLGDWDVNKQARMKLHEHPALVADMDRWNAMVYAAAMMPQYEFLGNGKPPKNLEDWKGMRVRAGGGIGDAMEKLGAIKTTTTATEVYTSMQRGSMDAASFPYTYAQAAYKIPEVSKWYTTNMSPGTSSCPTVFSKTSYEKLPPQYKKLLEDLKPEVYDVQIKAYQDIDKVNLPKFAATLEGIVYTPEQLEQFRAVAAKPVWDEWVAENKDKFDGQELINIILETAKQKN, from the coding sequence ATGACACTTAACAAGAAACTGCTAGCGTCGGCTTTAGCCATGACTTTTACAGCGGTTGGTTTTTCTGCATCTGCGGCCAATGTTGATGGCCCAGAGGTCGAATGGCGCTACTCCATGTGGGGCAATCCGCGTGCATTCACGGCTGGAATTGAACACCTGGCCAAGCGCGTCAGTGAAGAAACCGGTGGCAAATTTACCATCACGATTGGTTACGGTGAACAGTTTTCAAAAGCGCGTGAAAACCTTGATGCAATCAAGTTAGGTGCCGTAGACGGTGCTTCTTTTTGCAACTTTTATCACCCAGGTAAAAACCCAGCATTCATGGTGTTCTCGCTGCCATTCCTGCCGCTTGGTGATTGGGATGTGAACAAGCAGGCCCGTATGAAATTGCATGAGCACCCCGCGTTAGTTGCGGATATGGATCGCTGGAATGCCATGGTTTACGCTGCTGCGATGATGCCTCAGTATGAGTTCCTGGGTAACGGCAAGCCACCTAAGAACCTTGAAGACTGGAAAGGTATGCGTGTGCGCGCCGGCGGTGGTATTGGTGATGCCATGGAAAAGTTAGGTGCTATTAAGACCACGACGACGGCTACCGAGGTTTACACGTCAATGCAACGTGGCTCTATGGACGCTGCCTCGTTCCCTTACACCTACGCTCAAGCGGCCTACAAGATTCCTGAGGTGTCGAAGTGGTACACCACCAATATGTCACCTGGTACTTCCTCTTGCCCCACGGTCTTTAGCAAAACCTCTTATGAGAAGCTGCCCCCGCAGTACAAAAAATTGCTTGAGGACTTGAAGCCTGAGGTCTATGACGTTCAGATCAAGGCATATCAGGACATCGACAAGGTCAATTTGCCAAAGTTTGCGGCGACTCTCGAGGGAATTGTCTACACACCGGAACAGCTCGAACAGTTCCGCGCTGTGGCCGCTAAACCCGTGTGGGATGAGTGGGTTGCTGAAAACAAGGATAAGTTTGATGGTCAAGAGCTCATTAACATCATCCTTGAGACTGCCAAGCAGAAGAACTAA
- the tcuA gene encoding FAD-dependent tricarballylate dehydrogenase TcuA, with the protein MWDVVVVGGGNAALCAALTAREAGASVLMLEASPKAWRGGNSQHTRNLRCMHDGPQDVLVDAYPEEEYWQDLLKVTGGLTDEALARMVIRESSRCRGWMQKHGVRFQPPLSGALHVARTNAFFMGGGKALVNAYYRSAENLGVDIRYETPVDAVEFDGVRFVAVRSGEQRFEAKSCVLAAGGFESNREWLRQAWGQNEQGEWPADNFLIRGTRYNMGTVLKCMMDAGADIIGDPSQSHCVAIDARAPLYDGGICTRIDCVSLGIVVNTQAERFYDEGEDFWPKRYAIWGRLVAQQPGQLAYSIIDSKAVGRFMPPVFEGTQAQTIEELAQKIGLDVSTLVKTVHDFNQACQPGHFDHTVLDDCHTAGITPAKTHWALPLDKPPFYAYAVRPGVTFTYLGLKTDARASVFFNGVRSPNLYAAGEINAGNVLGKGYTAGVGMSIGTVFGRIAGREAALAANQLIQEEANASA; encoded by the coding sequence ATGTGGGACGTGGTTGTCGTCGGTGGTGGAAATGCCGCACTGTGTGCGGCGCTCACTGCGCGTGAAGCAGGTGCATCGGTTCTGATGCTTGAAGCCTCTCCTAAAGCTTGGCGAGGCGGTAATTCGCAGCATACGCGCAACCTGAGGTGTATGCATGATGGTCCGCAGGATGTGTTGGTAGACGCATATCCTGAAGAGGAGTATTGGCAGGACTTGCTCAAGGTCACTGGCGGTTTGACCGATGAGGCACTGGCTCGGATGGTGATTCGTGAGTCATCGCGCTGCCGGGGCTGGATGCAAAAGCATGGGGTGCGGTTTCAACCGCCACTGTCAGGTGCATTGCACGTCGCCCGTACCAATGCGTTTTTTATGGGCGGTGGTAAAGCTCTGGTCAATGCATACTATCGCAGTGCGGAAAACCTTGGGGTAGACATACGTTATGAGACACCGGTGGACGCGGTGGAGTTTGACGGTGTCCGGTTTGTTGCAGTGCGCTCAGGTGAGCAGCGGTTTGAAGCCAAGAGTTGCGTTTTGGCCGCTGGCGGCTTTGAGTCAAACCGCGAATGGCTAAGGCAGGCCTGGGGGCAAAACGAGCAGGGGGAGTGGCCTGCAGACAATTTCTTGATTCGCGGTACTCGCTACAACATGGGCACTGTGCTCAAGTGCATGATGGATGCGGGTGCCGACATCATCGGTGACCCTTCGCAATCACACTGTGTGGCGATCGATGCGCGCGCGCCGTTGTATGACGGTGGTATTTGCACCCGAATCGATTGTGTCTCGCTGGGTATCGTGGTCAATACGCAAGCTGAGCGCTTCTATGACGAGGGCGAAGATTTCTGGCCAAAGCGTTATGCCATTTGGGGACGTCTGGTTGCCCAACAACCTGGTCAATTGGCTTACTCGATTATTGATTCAAAGGCCGTGGGACGTTTTATGCCACCGGTATTTGAGGGCACACAGGCGCAGACAATTGAGGAGCTCGCACAAAAAATCGGGCTTGATGTGTCAACCCTGGTTAAAACAGTGCATGACTTCAATCAGGCCTGTCAGCCCGGTCATTTTGATCATACCGTGCTAGACGATTGTCACACGGCAGGCATTACGCCAGCCAAGACGCACTGGGCGTTGCCTTTGGACAAGCCACCTTTTTATGCCTATGCAGTGCGGCCAGGCGTGACCTTCACGTATCTGGGGCTAAAGACGGATGCTCGGGCCAGTGTGTTCTTTAATGGTGTGCGTAGTCCCAACCTGTATGCTGCAGGTGAAATTAATGCGGGCAATGTTTTAGGTAAGGGATACACAGCTGGTGTTGGAATGTCGATTGGTACGGTATTTGGTCGTATTGCAGGTCGCGAAGCGGCCCTAGCTGCCAATCAGTTAATACAGGAAGAGGCAAATGCAAGCGCTTGA
- a CDS encoding thiamine pyrophosphate-dependent enzyme, whose product MQHNYTSSHALINALHQAGIDRAFLVPGESYLGILDAMVDFPKLDVVTCRHEAGAAFMAIADGRLTNLPGVALVSRGPGASNAAIAVHTAQQDAIPFILLIGQIAEKDLRREAFQEIDYQKMFGGIAKWVFECRHPEQLGETAAKAVRVATSGTPGPVVIVLPEDIQQQPVAKNPAPFVRSVTGTPAANTLSEVRQALANAKRPLILAGGVFEQPGGRQALQSFAESFNIPVVVTFRRQDLFDNTHPLYGGNMGLANPPEQMALLEQTDLLLALGTRLGDITTQNYAFPTYARTKQTFLHAHPDSRIVGWDTAADFPLVCDPIDLAGSLAAEGPKQVSTDPTWLQSWQTFREQYMEWPSFEQRDDGVEFAEVVKAISDMADKNLTICLDAGTFAAPVYRHVPFTPGRRLMSPLSGAMGYGTPAAMACALRDPTREIVCMVGDGGMLMTGQEMILAVERKLPVLMVVSSNGTYGSIRKHQEQHYPGRISGTSLFNPDFVAMAKSYGMPAWRIETQHQIREIISQARDHIRSQSGPALIDVKTNLKAIKD is encoded by the coding sequence ATGCAGCATAACTACACCTCAAGTCACGCCTTGATAAACGCCCTGCACCAGGCCGGTATAGACAGAGCTTTTCTAGTACCTGGGGAGAGTTACCTTGGCATACTGGATGCCATGGTGGATTTCCCAAAGTTAGATGTTGTGACCTGCCGACACGAAGCAGGCGCTGCATTTATGGCGATCGCGGATGGGCGTCTTACCAACCTTCCCGGTGTAGCGTTGGTTAGTCGAGGGCCTGGCGCATCGAATGCTGCCATTGCTGTACATACAGCACAACAAGATGCCATTCCCTTTATTCTATTAATCGGACAAATCGCCGAAAAAGACCTCAGGCGGGAAGCATTCCAAGAAATAGACTACCAAAAGATGTTTGGTGGCATCGCAAAATGGGTATTTGAATGTCGTCACCCAGAACAACTTGGAGAAACAGCTGCCAAGGCTGTGCGGGTGGCAACGTCGGGCACACCAGGTCCAGTGGTTATCGTATTGCCAGAAGATATCCAACAACAGCCCGTTGCAAAAAATCCTGCACCCTTTGTTCGCTCAGTCACCGGCACACCGGCAGCGAACACCCTCTCCGAGGTCAGGCAGGCGCTCGCCAATGCGAAACGCCCCTTAATTTTGGCTGGGGGTGTGTTCGAACAGCCAGGCGGTCGACAAGCCTTGCAATCTTTTGCAGAGTCCTTCAACATCCCTGTGGTTGTCACATTTCGACGCCAGGATCTATTTGATAACACGCATCCGTTATACGGCGGCAACATGGGTCTGGCTAACCCGCCAGAGCAAATGGCCCTACTCGAACAGACCGATCTTTTGCTGGCATTGGGCACCCGACTTGGCGATATAACCACGCAAAACTACGCTTTTCCCACCTATGCCAGGACAAAGCAAACGTTTTTGCATGCACACCCGGATAGTCGGATCGTCGGCTGGGATACGGCAGCTGACTTCCCGCTCGTTTGTGACCCCATCGACTTGGCGGGCAGTCTAGCTGCGGAGGGACCAAAGCAAGTCAGCACTGACCCCACCTGGCTGCAAAGCTGGCAAACGTTTCGCGAGCAATACATGGAGTGGCCCTCGTTTGAGCAACGTGATGATGGTGTTGAATTCGCTGAAGTTGTCAAAGCCATCAGCGATATGGCCGATAAAAACCTGACGATCTGCCTTGATGCTGGCACATTCGCTGCACCCGTATATCGTCATGTGCCTTTCACGCCGGGCAGACGACTCATGTCACCACTTTCAGGTGCAATGGGCTACGGGACACCAGCCGCCATGGCATGTGCCTTACGTGACCCAACTCGCGAAATTGTCTGCATGGTCGGTGATGGTGGCATGCTCATGACTGGTCAGGAAATGATTCTTGCCGTTGAACGAAAGCTGCCGGTTCTGATGGTCGTGTCATCAAACGGGACTTACGGCTCCATCCGCAAACATCAGGAACAACACTACCCTGGGCGAATATCTGGCACCAGTCTCTTTAATCCCGATTTTGTGGCGATGGCTAAAAGCTATGGGATGCCCGCCTGGCGCATCGAAACCCAGCATCAAATCAGAGAGATAATCAGTCAGGCCAGAGATCACATCCGCAGTCAGTCGGGGCCAGCCCTGATTGATGTGAAGACAAACCTCAAAGCAATCAAGGACTGA
- a CDS encoding TRAP transporter large permease, whose amino-acid sequence MSSFDIGIIGVVSLIVLVFMGMRVFFAAALVGTVGLVAIIGWESGLGMVGTIPHSKAVTYTLSVLPMFILIGFLAFHAGITEALFDAGRKWLGWLPGGLAVATVMAATGFAAVSGASTATAAVFARVAIPDMLKYGYSRQLAAGVVAAGGTLATLIPPSAILVIYAIIVEESVGALLVAGFLPGIVSALIYVLLIVGMAAIWPDLGKPIKGFTWGERMKSLPGTFPIFLVIMIIFTAMYEGWATPTEAGALGAAVVFVMALIKGMKYNNLKDALMETAKLSVMIFSIIWGVLVFVRFLGFAGLPDAFAKWVVDLPYEPIYIIIGILLFYAVLGMFMDAIGMLLLTLPVVYPAVIGLGYDPIWFGIIVVKMAEICLITPPIGLNCFVVNGVRPDIPLSTVFKGVGPFFVADVATIALLLAFPEIVTWLPSLMMGG is encoded by the coding sequence ATGAGCAGCTTTGATATTGGAATCATCGGTGTCGTATCACTGATCGTACTGGTGTTCATGGGCATGCGGGTGTTTTTTGCAGCCGCCTTGGTCGGGACTGTCGGACTTGTGGCGATCATTGGCTGGGAGTCTGGGCTTGGGATGGTTGGGACGATTCCTCACTCCAAAGCCGTGACTTACACGCTTAGTGTGTTGCCGATGTTTATCTTGATCGGTTTCCTGGCTTTCCACGCAGGCATTACCGAAGCCTTGTTTGATGCCGGGCGTAAATGGTTGGGATGGTTGCCGGGTGGCCTTGCGGTTGCGACGGTCATGGCTGCCACAGGGTTCGCTGCAGTTTCAGGCGCCAGTACGGCAACGGCGGCAGTGTTTGCGCGAGTGGCTATCCCTGACATGTTGAAGTACGGCTACAGCCGGCAACTAGCAGCCGGGGTTGTGGCGGCTGGCGGAACTCTGGCGACGCTAATTCCGCCTAGTGCCATTTTGGTGATTTACGCCATTATTGTCGAAGAGTCGGTCGGAGCTTTGCTGGTGGCAGGATTTTTACCAGGCATTGTGTCGGCTCTCATCTACGTGCTTTTGATTGTAGGGATGGCAGCAATTTGGCCAGATCTTGGCAAGCCGATTAAAGGGTTTACATGGGGCGAGCGCATGAAGTCGCTGCCTGGTACGTTCCCCATCTTCCTGGTCATCATGATCATTTTTACGGCTATGTACGAGGGTTGGGCAACCCCAACTGAAGCCGGAGCTTTGGGTGCCGCGGTTGTGTTTGTGATGGCCCTGATCAAAGGCATGAAGTACAACAACCTGAAAGATGCGTTGATGGAGACGGCCAAACTCTCCGTGATGATCTTCTCAATTATTTGGGGTGTCTTGGTCTTCGTGCGTTTCTTGGGTTTTGCGGGACTGCCAGATGCATTCGCCAAGTGGGTGGTCGATCTCCCCTATGAGCCCATCTACATCATTATCGGTATCCTGCTCTTCTACGCTGTTTTGGGCATGTTCATGGATGCCATTGGCATGCTGCTGTTGACCCTGCCTGTGGTCTACCCGGCTGTTATTGGTCTTGGATATGATCCGATTTGGTTTGGCATTATCGTGGTCAAGATGGCCGAGATTTGTTTGATTACACCGCCAATTGGCTTGAACTGTTTTGTGGTGAATGGAGTCAGGCCGGACATACCACTAAGTACTGTATTCAAGGGAGTGGGTCCGTTCTTTGTGGCTGACGTAGCAACGATTGCATTGTTGCTGGCTTTCCCAGAAATCGTCACTTGGTTGCCCAGTCTCATGATGGGCGGCTAG
- the tcuB gene encoding tricarballylate utilization 4Fe-4S protein TcuB translates to MQALEQVTEQAIEWHRSPLTDDEQEVARVMQICNACRYCEGFCAMFPAMTRRLAFDNKADLNYLANLCHNCGACLHACQYAPPHDFGVNVPRAMAKVRKQTYTEYAWPRPFGKLYERNGLTLSVATALGLILFLILALAMQGTLWHEPLAGDFYAVFPHNTLVIMFGSVFLLAVLALAIGVRRFWRDITPGRATGEAVAEAAHDALKLKYLDGGHGLGCNDEDDRFTQRRRLFHHLTFYGFMLCFASTSVATIYHYVFDWQAPYPYTSLPVILGTVGGIGLLIGPAGLFWLNARRSPLHGDPDQKSMDRGFIALLFWVSLTGLALMVWRDTSAMALLLAIHLGFVMAFFVTLPYSKFAHGVYRSAALLKWAIEKRQPNRAGLSD, encoded by the coding sequence ATGCAAGCGCTTGAGCAGGTTACTGAACAGGCTATTGAGTGGCATCGCAGTCCGCTTACAGATGATGAGCAGGAAGTGGCTCGGGTGATGCAAATTTGTAATGCCTGCCGCTATTGCGAAGGGTTCTGCGCCATGTTTCCTGCCATGACGCGACGCTTGGCGTTTGATAACAAAGCAGACTTGAATTATCTCGCAAACCTCTGCCACAACTGCGGTGCCTGTTTGCACGCTTGTCAATACGCACCACCGCATGACTTTGGTGTGAACGTGCCTCGAGCAATGGCCAAGGTTAGAAAGCAAACTTACACTGAGTACGCATGGCCAAGACCGTTCGGCAAGCTCTACGAGCGCAACGGATTAACATTGTCGGTTGCGACCGCCCTTGGATTAATCTTGTTTTTAATTTTGGCACTTGCGATGCAAGGCACGCTTTGGCATGAACCGCTGGCTGGGGACTTTTATGCTGTTTTTCCCCACAACACCTTGGTCATTATGTTTGGCTCGGTGTTTTTGTTGGCAGTGCTCGCATTGGCGATCGGTGTGAGGCGATTTTGGCGTGACATCACGCCAGGCCGTGCTACCGGTGAGGCTGTGGCGGAGGCCGCGCACGATGCCTTGAAACTTAAGTATCTAGATGGTGGTCATGGTCTGGGGTGTAACGACGAGGATGATCGTTTTACTCAACGCAGGCGGTTGTTTCACCATTTGACTTTCTACGGTTTCATGCTGTGTTTCGCATCCACTTCGGTGGCTACCATTTATCACTACGTGTTCGATTGGCAGGCGCCATACCCTTATACGAGTCTGCCAGTGATATTGGGCACTGTGGGCGGTATCGGCCTGTTAATTGGGCCTGCAGGACTCTTTTGGTTGAATGCACGGCGCTCGCCGTTGCATGGAGATCCTGACCAGAAATCCATGGATAGAGGCTTTATTGCACTATTGTTCTGGGTGAGTTTGACTGGTTTGGCATTGATGGTGTGGCGAGACACCTCTGCGATGGCCTTGTTGCTTGCAATTCACCTTGGGTTTGTTATGGCGTTTTTTGTAACGCTGCCATACAGCAAGTTTGCACACGGTGTGTATCGCAGCGCAGCACTGTTGAAATGGGCAATCGAAAAGCGTCAACCTAATCGTGCCGGGCTGTCTGATTGA
- a CDS encoding TRAP transporter small permease: MQTHTPPIPADAPAGLVFADKWLSKIEDAAAILAAICIFFLMLLGITQVLGRQLFNMPLPGYIDFVELSMVTFAFLAVAYCQRLGGHVRMDLFVRMAHGRARWILEFVTTTAPIFLVLILIYFGWTHFLRAYQFGDSTIDMEIPTWPSKIVVPISFAILLLRLIVQSIGYGRLVIHPDSAPVAVPLILTEKDIAEKEIEDAAGGSRS; encoded by the coding sequence ATGCAAACACACACGCCCCCGATACCGGCTGATGCGCCGGCCGGTTTGGTATTCGCCGATAAATGGCTCTCCAAAATTGAGGATGCCGCTGCAATATTGGCAGCCATCTGCATCTTTTTTCTTATGTTGCTCGGCATCACACAAGTCCTTGGCCGACAGTTATTCAACATGCCATTACCGGGCTACATCGATTTTGTTGAGTTGTCGATGGTGACGTTTGCGTTTCTGGCGGTGGCGTATTGTCAGCGTCTGGGCGGTCATGTACGCATGGATCTTTTTGTGCGGATGGCTCACGGCAGAGCGCGCTGGATTTTGGAGTTTGTCACGACGACTGCGCCGATCTTTTTGGTGTTGATATTGATTTATTTCGGCTGGACTCACTTTCTGCGCGCTTATCAGTTCGGTGACAGCACAATCGATATGGAGATTCCAACCTGGCCCTCGAAAATCGTGGTGCCGATTTCATTTGCCATTCTATTGCTTCGTCTGATTGTGCAATCGATCGGTTACGGCAGATTGGTGATTCACCCTGATTCAGCGCCTGTGGCGGTTCCACTCATCCTCACAGAAAAAGACATCGCTGAAAAAGAAATTGAAGATGCAGCAGGGGGGAGCCGGTCATGA